The proteins below are encoded in one region of Pedococcus aerophilus:
- a CDS encoding Na+/H+ antiporter, translated as MPSTSAASASIPCARRSSASSTDVGRPTTGGGRPLTLVAIVAAVIVIAGGSGRLGIPAPLALIVAGIGVSYLPFITEPVLSPDVVLYGLLPPLLYAAAVRTSLVDFRANTTSILALSVGLVLFTAAGVGLVTWWLIPVPFAVAFALGAVVGPPDAVAASAVARRIGLPRRVVTILEGESLVNDATALVSLRTAIAAFAVTGAGAEAAKEVTFGSVALDFVWAVVGGIGFGVVVALVIGLVRRNFTDPAIDTSLSFIVPFVAFLPAEHYHSSGVLSVVVAGLLLGHKSPVVQTAASRLSERINWASVQFLLENAVFLMIGLQMRRIVGDISDSGLSWGRVTVVTLAVLATVVLLRPLYVFPTRWFLGRFDKGVSPTSRPYAQSAIISWAGMRGVVTLAAAFTLPPETPYRGVLVWIAMVVTVGTLLVQGTTLPLLARWLRVRGPDPREDALQEATILQASVSAGLTALENCDQSDPEVVETLRARAENRTNIVWERLGQGREGAETPSETYRRMRMTMLQAERAELLKIRNEGLADQEVLAHVMAQLDIEESMLDRIEDRTSALRDEPMLPVERALNECEHLAEAHDRFVAPTSPHGCEECLRNGTTWVHLRLCLDCGHVGCCDSSTEKHADAHFRETGHPVMRSFEPGESWRWCFVDSQLG; from the coding sequence GTGCCCTCGACATCGGCAGCGTCGGCCTCGATACCCTGCGCCAGGCGGTCCTCGGCGAGCTCGACTGACGTCGGTCGGCCGACCACCGGGGGTGGTCGACCNCTGACCCTCGTCGCCATCGTCGCTGCGGTCATCGTCATCGCGGGCGGGTCCGGCCGGCTCGGGATCCCCGCCCCGCTGGCGCTGATCGTCGCGGGGATCGGCGTCTCCTACCTCCCCTTCATCACCGAGCCGGTGCTCAGCCCGGACGTGGTCCTCTACGGGCTGCTCCCACCCCTGCTGTATGCCGCCGCGGTGCGCACCTCGCTCGTGGACTTCCGCGCCAACACCACCTCGATCCTCGCGCTGTCCGTCGGACTGGTGCTGTTCACCGCTGCGGGCGTGGGCCTGGTGACCTGGTGGCTGATCCCGGTGCCGTTCGCCGTGGCGTTCGCGTTGGGTGCCGTCGTGGGGCCCCCTGACGCGGTCGCTGCCTCGGCGGTGGCCCGCCGGATCGGCCTGCCCCGGCGCGTGGTGACGATCCTCGAGGGCGAGTCGCTCGTCAACGACGCGACCGCCCTGGTCTCGCTCCGGACGGCGATCGCGGCCTTCGCCGTGACCGGAGCCGGGGCGGAGGCGGCCAAGGAGGTCACCTTCGGGTCGGTCGCCCTCGACTTCGTCTGGGCCGTGGTCGGTGGCATCGGGTTCGGCGTCGTCGTCGCCCTCGTCATCGGGCTGGTCCGCCGCAACTTCACCGACCCCGCCATCGACACGTCGTTGTCGTTCATCGTGCCCTTCGTGGCGTTCCTCCCGGCCGAGCACTACCACTCCTCGGGAGTCCTGTCGGTGGTCGTCGCCGGTCTGCTGCTCGGGCACAAGTCGCCGGTCGTGCAGACCGCCGCATCGCGCCTGAGCGAGCGGATCAACTGGGCGTCGGTGCAGTTCCTGCTCGAGAACGCCGTGTTCCTCATGATCGGCCTGCAGATGCGCCGGATCGTGGGCGACATCTCCGACTCAGGCCTGTCCTGGGGACGCGTCACCGTGGTGACCCTGGCCGTCCTCGCCACGGTGGTCCTGCTGCGCCCGCTCTACGTCTTCCCGACCCGCTGGTTCCTCGGCCGGTTCGACAAGGGCGTCAGCCCCACGTCGCGGCCCTACGCGCAGAGCGCGATCATCTCCTGGGCCGGCATGCGCGGCGTCGTCACGCTCGCAGCCGCATTCACGCTGCCGCCCGAGACGCCGTACCGGGGCGTGCTCGTCTGGATCGCCATGGTGGTCACCGTGGGCACGCTGCTCGTGCAGGGCACCACGCTCCCCCTCCTCGCGCGGTGGCTGCGGGTGCGCGGCCCGGACCCCCGCGAGGACGCCCTGCAGGAGGCGACCATCCTCCAGGCGTCGGTCTCGGCGGGCCTGACCGCGCTGGAGAACTGCGACCAGTCCGACCCCGAGGTCGTCGAGACCCTGCGCGCCCGGGCGGAGAACCGCACCAACATCGTCTGGGAGCGCCTCGGACAGGGACGCGAGGGTGCCGAGACCCCGAGTGAGACCTACCGCCGCATGCGGATGACCATGCTGCAGGCCGAGCGGGCGGAGCTGCTGAAGATCCGCAACGAGGGCCTGGCCGACCAGGAGGTCCTCGCCCACGTCATGGCCCAGCTCGACATCGAGGAGTCGATGCTCGACCGGATCGAGGACCGCACGTCGGCACTTCGCGACGAGCCGATGCTTCCCGTGGAACGGGCGCTGAACGAGTGCGAGCACCTCGCCGAGGCCCACGACCGGTTCGTCGCGCCGACCAGCCCGCACGGCTGCGAGGAGTGCCTGCGTAACGGCACGACCTGGGTGCACCTGCGGCTGTGCCTGGACTGCGGCCACGTCGGCTGCTGCGACTCCTCGACCGAGAAGCACGCCGACGCACACTTCCGCGAGACGGGTCACCCCGTCATGCGGAGCTTCGAGCCGGGCGAGTCCTGGCGCTGGTGCTTCGTGGACAGCCAGCTGGGCTGA
- a CDS encoding acyl-CoA carboxylase subunit beta — protein sequence MSPVDDASPAFAVAGDAGADPKVGDVRRRLAAAYEASGSAPEKAKAKLDAQGKLYVRDRIALLFDEGSFVEDGRFANATATGLPADGVVTGRGMVDGRPAIVIANDPTVKAGSWGARTVEKIVRATEMALREELPVFWFVDSAGARITDQVEMFPGRRGAGKIFHNQVALSGKVPQICCLFGPSAAGGAYIPSFTDLIIMVEGNASMYLGSPRMAEMVVGEKVSLEDMGGARMHCTVSGVGDLLVSDDAEAIELAKLYFSYVPSSWRAEKPSYAPEEPARPLTRHTVPERESQPFDIHEVVDGLLDDESFFEIKPLFAPELVIGFGRMDGETVGIVANNSMVKGGVLFTDSADKAARFIWLCDAFSIPLLYLADVPGFMIGSEVERGGIIRHGAKMVHAVSSATVPQFCIVVRKAYGAGLYAMGGPGFAPDATIALPTARIAVMGPEAAVNAVYANKIAAIEDPAEREAFVQEMRREYEEDVDLERLAADLVLDQVIEADALRAELLLRLRYAANRERHFATKRRDVPPV from the coding sequence ATGAGCCCCGTCGACGACGCCAGTCCAGCTTTCGCCGTGGCCGGTGACGCCGGCGCCGACCCCAAGGTGGGGGACGTGCGCCGCCGGCTCGCCGCGGCATACGAGGCCTCGGGCTCGGCGCCCGAGAAGGCGAAGGCCAAGCTCGACGCGCAGGGCAAGCTCTACGTCCGCGACCGCATCGCGCTGCTGTTCGACGAGGGGAGCTTCGTCGAGGACGGGCGCTTCGCGAACGCCACCGCCACCGGCCTGCCCGCTGACGGTGTGGTCACGGGGCGCGGGATGGTCGATGGGCGACCGGCGATCGTCATCGCGAACGACCCCACGGTGAAAGCGGGTTCGTGGGGCGCGCGCACCGTCGAGAAGATCGTCCGCGCGACGGAGATGGCGTTGCGCGAGGAGCTGCCGGTCTTCTGGTTCGTCGACTCCGCGGGCGCCCGCATCACCGACCAGGTCGAGATGTTCCCGGGCCGTCGCGGCGCGGGGAAGATCTTCCACAACCAGGTCGCGCTGTCCGGCAAGGTCCCGCAGATCTGCTGCCTGTTCGGGCCGAGCGCCGCTGGTGGTGCCTACATCCCGTCGTTCACCGACCTCATCATCATGGTCGAGGGCAACGCGTCGATGTACCTCGGCAGCCCGCGCATGGCGGAGATGGTCGTGGGGGAGAAGGTCTCGCTCGAAGACATGGGTGGGGCGCGCATGCACTGCACCGTCTCCGGCGTCGGTGACCTCCTCGTCTCCGACGACGCCGAGGCGATCGAGCTCGCCAAGCTCTACTTCTCCTACGTCCCCTCGAGCTGGCGTGCCGAGAAGCCGAGCTATGCCCCCGAGGAGCCGGCGCGACCGCTGACGCGGCACACGGTGCCCGAGCGCGAGAGCCAGCCGTTCGACATCCACGAGGTGGTCGACGGGCTGCTCGACGACGAGTCGTTCTTCGAGATCAAGCCGCTGTTCGCCCCCGAGCTCGTCATCGGGTTCGGGCGGATGGACGGCGAGACCGTCGGCATCGTCGCGAACAACTCGATGGTCAAGGGCGGCGTGCTGTTCACCGACAGCGCCGACAAGGCCGCGCGGTTCATCTGGTTGTGCGACGCGTTCTCGATCCCGCTGCTCTACCTCGCGGACGTCCCGGGCTTCATGATCGGCTCGGAGGTCGAGCGCGGCGGCATCATCCGCCACGGCGCCAAGATGGTCCACGCGGTGTCGTCGGCGACCGTCCCGCAGTTCTGCATCGTCGTCCGCAAGGCGTACGGCGCCGGCCTCTACGCGATGGGTGGGCCCGGGTTCGCGCCCGACGCCACCATCGCGCTGCCGACCGCCCGCATCGCGGTGATGGGTCCCGAGGCCGCCGTGAACGCGGTGTACGCCAACAAGATCGCTGCCATCGAGGACCCGGCCGAGCGCGAGGCGTTCGTGCAGGAGATGCGTCGCGAGTACGAGGAGGACGTCGACCTCGAGCGGCTCGCCGCCGACCTCGTCCTCGACCAGGTCATCGAGGCGGACGCGTTGCGTGCCGAGCTGCTGCTGCGGCTCAGGTACGCGGCGAACCGCGAGCGCCACTTCGCGACCAAGCGCCGCGACGTCCCCCCGGTCTGA
- a CDS encoding acyl-CoA carboxylase subunit epsilon gives MTVDDKSTTTSPPLRLVRGEASPEEIAALFAVLSAASGGDDDTPAPRPTSAWTSRERLVRRPLTPGPGAWRASAWR, from the coding sequence GTGACGGTCGACGACAAGTCGACTACCACGAGCCCGCCGCTGCGGCTGGTCCGCGGTGAGGCCAGCCCCGAGGAGATCGCGGCGCTGTTCGCGGTGCTGTCGGCGGCGTCCGGTGGCGACGACGACACCCCGGCGCCCCGGCCCACGTCGGCGTGGACCTCCCGAGAGCGCCTGGTCCGTCGTCCCCTCACCCCGGGTCCGGGTGCCTGGCGCGCCTCCGCCTGGCGCTGA
- a CDS encoding DUF885 domain-containing protein: MSTQTSTTRPSTAVDAIADDYLARTAALSPISATYYGIAGYEEELDDFSPAGHAAASELRRDILGRLEGVTPVDDIDRVTVAALRERIGLAEETYAAGLDEMMLNVIASPLQEIRGCFDLMSTETDEDWGVFARRLEKVPTALDQWKQSLSAAADRGQVAPRRQVKACIAQCKDLTADDGYFGGLLDGSTPGTEDLSDGTRTHLEGAVGGARAAYAELGTWLADELLDRAPEADACGREAYALMSRAFIGAEVDLEETYRWGQEEVRRITAEMAAVADQIKPGATVAGAIAALDADPAYQLHGTDELKAWMQKKADEAIAELADTHFDIPDPVRTIECLIAPTQTGGIYYTGPSEDFTRPGRMWWSVPRGVTAFGTWKELTTVYHEGVPGHHLQVAQTVFRSELLNRWRRIGIWTSGHGEGWALYAELLMAELGHMDDPGNRLGLLDSQSLRAARVVIDIGVHCGFEAPEEVGGGEWDYDKAWAYLTAHANQGEAWLRFELDRYLGWPGQAPSYKIGERLWLQLREQVREKEGDAFSLKDFHRRALDIGSVGLDTLRQAVLGELD; the protein is encoded by the coding sequence GTGAGCACGCAGACCTCCACGACCCGTCCCTCGACCGCGGTCGACGCCATCGCCGACGACTACCTCGCCCGCACCGCGGCCCTCAGCCCGATCAGCGCCACCTACTACGGCATCGCGGGGTACGAGGAGGAGCTCGACGACTTCTCCCCCGCCGGCCACGCCGCCGCCTCAGAGCTGCGCCGCGACATCCTCGGGCGCCTCGAGGGCGTCACCCCCGTCGACGACATCGACCGGGTCACCGTGGCGGCGTTGCGTGAGCGGATCGGCCTCGCCGAGGAGACGTATGCAGCGGGCCTGGACGAGATGATGCTCAACGTCATCGCCTCCCCCCTCCAGGAGATCCGGGGCTGCTTCGACCTCATGTCCACCGAGACCGACGAGGACTGGGGGGTCTTCGCCCGCCGCCTCGAGAAGGTGCCGACCGCCCTCGACCAGTGGAAGCAGAGCCTCTCCGCGGCGGCCGACCGGGGCCAGGTCGCCCCGCGTCGGCAGGTCAAGGCCTGCATCGCGCAGTGCAAGGACCTCACGGCGGACGACGGCTACTTCGGCGGTCTCCTCGACGGGTCGACCCCCGGCACCGAGGACCTCAGTGACGGGACCCGCACGCACCTGGAGGGGGCTGTGGGCGGCGCCCGCGCCGCATACGCCGAGCTCGGCACCTGGCTGGCCGACGAGCTGCTCGACCGCGCCCCGGAGGCGGACGCCTGCGGACGGGAGGCGTACGCCCTGATGTCGCGCGCCTTCATCGGTGCGGAGGTCGACCTCGAGGAGACCTACCGCTGGGGCCAGGAGGAGGTGCGCCGGATCACCGCCGAGATGGCGGCTGTCGCCGACCAGATCAAGCCGGGTGCCACCGTGGCCGGGGCCATCGCGGCACTGGACGCCGACCCGGCCTACCAGCTGCACGGCACCGACGAGCTCAAGGCCTGGATGCAGAAGAAGGCCGACGAGGCGATCGCCGAGCTCGCCGACACGCACTTCGACATCCCCGACCCGGTGCGCACCATCGAGTGCCTCATCGCCCCCACCCAGACCGGCGGCATCTACTACACGGGTCCCAGCGAGGACTTCACCCGCCCGGGTCGGATGTGGTGGTCGGTGCCCAGGGGCGTGACGGCGTTCGGCACGTGGAAGGAGCTCACCACCGTCTACCACGAGGGCGTGCCGGGGCACCATCTCCAGGTCGCCCAGACGGTGTTCCGCTCCGAGCTGCTCAACCGCTGGCGCCGCATCGGCATCTGGACCTCCGGCCACGGTGAGGGCTGGGCGCTGTACGCGGAGCTGCTCATGGCCGAGCTCGGGCACATGGACGACCCGGGCAACCGCCTCGGCCTGCTCGACAGCCAGTCGCTGCGCGCGGCCCGCGTCGTCATCGACATCGGCGTGCACTGTGGGTTCGAGGCGCCGGAGGAGGTCGGCGGTGGCGAGTGGGACTACGACAAGGCCTGGGCCTACCTCACCGCGCACGCCAACCAGGGCGAGGCGTGGCTGCGTTTCGAGCTCGACCGCTACCTCGGCTGGCCGGGCCAGGCCCCGTCCTACAAGATCGGCGAGCGCCTCTGGCTCCAGCTGCGCGAGCAGGTCCGTGAGAAGGAGGGCGACGCCTTCAGCCTCAAGGACTTCCACCGCCGTGCCCTCGACATCGGCAGCGTCGGCCTCGATACCCTGCGCCAGGCGGTCCTCGGCGAGCTCGACTGA
- a CDS encoding Maf family protein — MTNPTASLVLASASPARKKLLLAAGVEPSIVVSSVDEDAVTAAARETYGELAAEDVALVLARAKAEDVASQLEHALVLGCDSVLELDGEVHGKPADAAVAIERWSRMSGRSGVLHTGHWIIDTRDSDAGGTGATLGATASTTVHFARLETAEIEAYVATGEPLRVAGAFTLDGLGSPYVAGIEGDPSNVVGLSLPLLRELLEEMGIAWRTLRSASSARGN; from the coding sequence ATGACCAACCCGACTGCCTCGCTCGTGCTCGCCTCCGCCTCCCCCGCTCGGAAGAAGCTGTTGCTCGCGGCAGGCGTCGAGCCCAGCATCGTCGTCAGCTCGGTCGACGAGGACGCCGTGACGGCGGCGGCCCGCGAGACGTACGGCGAGCTCGCTGCCGAGGACGTGGCCCTGGTGCTGGCCCGCGCCAAGGCCGAGGACGTGGCCTCCCAGCTCGAGCACGCCCTCGTCCTGGGCTGCGACTCGGTGCTGGAGCTCGACGGCGAGGTGCACGGGAAGCCGGCCGACGCGGCTGTCGCGATCGAGCGGTGGTCGCGGATGAGCGGTCGCTCCGGCGTGCTGCACACCGGTCACTGGATCATCGACACCCGTGACTCCGACGCCGGCGGCACCGGCGCGACGCTCGGGGCCACCGCGTCGACGACGGTGCACTTCGCGCGTCTCGAGACCGCGGAGATCGAGGCGTACGTCGCGACCGGCGAGCCTCTGCGCGTGGCCGGCGCCTTCACCCTGGACGGGCTCGGCTCCCCCTACGTCGCCGGCATCGAGGGCGACCCGAGCAACGTCGTCGGGCTCAGCCTGCCCCTGCTGCGCGAGCTGCTCGAGGAGATGGGGATCGCCTGGCGCACGCTGCGCAGCGCGAGCTCGGCGCGAGGCAACTAG
- a CDS encoding MOSC domain-containing protein produces MTARLHSLNIGASEPNPAKKVGVTGIGKKPVDSATLRAPGPKHGGLGSGVVGDFVADVKHHGGDQQAVYAFAREELDAWQERLGRDLADGLFGENLTTTGLDVDGALLGERWAVGDEVVLEVCGPRVPCATFQARMGERGWIKRFTEVGRTGAYLAVVTGGEVRRGDVIEVVSRPDHGITVPESFRAFMGDLDAARRVLDAGALTGPDADELREMVERRTS; encoded by the coding sequence ATGACTGCCCGCCTGCACTCGCTCAACATCGGTGCCTCCGAGCCCAACCCCGCCAAGAAGGTCGGGGTGACGGGCATCGGCAAGAAGCCGGTCGACTCGGCGACGCTGCGCGCTCCGGGGCCCAAGCACGGTGGCCTCGGCAGCGGGGTCGTCGGCGACTTCGTCGCGGACGTCAAGCACCATGGCGGCGACCAGCAGGCGGTCTACGCGTTCGCCCGCGAGGAGCTCGACGCCTGGCAGGAGCGGCTCGGGCGCGACCTCGCCGACGGACTCTTCGGGGAGAACCTCACGACGACCGGACTCGACGTCGACGGTGCGCTGCTCGGCGAGCGCTGGGCGGTCGGCGACGAGGTGGTCCTCGAGGTCTGCGGTCCGCGGGTCCCGTGCGCGACGTTCCAGGCCCGGATGGGGGAGCGCGGCTGGATCAAGCGCTTCACGGAGGTCGGCCGGACCGGCGCCTACCTGGCGGTCGTCACCGGCGGCGAGGTCCGCCGCGGTGACGTGATCGAGGTCGTGTCACGGCCCGACCACGGGATCACCGTGCCGGAGTCGTTCCGGGCGTTCATGGGTGACCTCGACGCCGCCCGCCGGGTCCTCGACGCCGGCGCGCTCACCGGCCCGGACGCCGACGAGCTCCGGGAGATGGTCGAGCGCCGCACGAGCTGA
- a CDS encoding acyl-CoA dehydrogenase family protein → MFELSKEHEDFRKVVREFAEAEVEPHIAKWDKDHHFPSDLVPKMGELGLFGLVVPEEFGGMGDDGDFTSLCVAIEELGRVDQSIGITLSAGVGLGINPILTYGTQEQKERFLPDLVAGRALAGFGLTEPDAGSDAGATRTRAVRDGDEWVVNGSKAFITNSGTDITSVVTVTARTGTKDDGSAELSAIMIPSGTPGFTVEPGYDKLGWHASDTHGLTFEDCRVPAGNLLGNEGEGFKQFLKTLDDGRIAISALAIGMSQRMLEETTEYAKTRKAFGKPIGVNQGISFQIADLAVMVEASRQLTYKAAWLKDELERGRRSVKEVKQAAAICKLYSTEAAVTATRIATQVFGGNGFMEEYPIARFYRDAKILEIGEGTSEVQRMVIARHLGLPTA, encoded by the coding sequence ATGTTCGAGCTGTCCAAGGAGCACGAGGACTTCCGCAAGGTCGTCCGTGAATTCGCCGAGGCAGAGGTCGAGCCGCACATCGCGAAGTGGGACAAGGACCACCACTTCCCGTCCGACCTCGTCCCGAAGATGGGCGAGCTGGGCCTGTTCGGGCTCGTCGTGCCGGAGGAGTTCGGCGGCATGGGCGACGACGGCGACTTCACGTCGTTGTGCGTGGCCATCGAGGAGCTCGGTCGCGTCGACCAGTCGATCGGCATCACGCTGTCGGCGGGCGTGGGCCTCGGCATCAACCCGATCCTGACCTACGGCACGCAGGAGCAGAAGGAGCGCTTCCTGCCCGACCTCGTCGCCGGGCGCGCCCTCGCCGGCTTCGGCCTGACCGAGCCGGACGCGGGCTCCGACGCCGGCGCCACCCGCACCAGGGCGGTCCGCGACGGCGACGAGTGGGTCGTCAACGGCTCCAAGGCGTTCATCACCAACTCGGGCACCGACATCACCTCCGTCGTCACCGTCACCGCCCGCACGGGCACCAAGGACGACGGCTCGGCCGAGCTCAGCGCCATCATGATCCCCTCCGGCACACCGGGGTTCACCGTCGAGCCCGGCTACGACAAGCTCGGCTGGCACGCCTCCGACACCCACGGCCTGACGTTCGAGGACTGCCGCGTCCCGGCCGGCAACCTGCTCGGCAACGAGGGGGAGGGCTTCAAGCAGTTCCTCAAGACCCTCGACGACGGCCGCATCGCCATCTCCGCGCTCGCCATCGGCATGAGCCAGCGGATGCTCGAGGAGACGACGGAGTACGCCAAGACGCGCAAGGCGTTCGGCAAGCCGATCGGCGTCAACCAGGGCATCTCCTTCCAGATCGCCGACCTCGCCGTCATGGTCGAGGCCTCCCGTCAGCTCACCTACAAGGCCGCCTGGCTCAAGGACGAGCTCGAGCGCGGACGCCGTTCGGTCAAGGAGGTCAAGCAGGCCGCCGCGATCTGCAAGCTCTACTCGACCGAGGCCGCTGTCACCGCCACGCGCATCGCCACACAGGTCTTCGGTGGCAACGGGTTCATGGAGGAGTACCCGATCGCGCGCTTCTACCGCGACGCCAAGATCCTCGAGATCGGTGAGGGCACCTCCGAGGTGCAGCGCATGGTCATCGCCCGCCACCTCGGCCTCCCGACCGCGTGA
- a CDS encoding transcriptional regulator gives MSADGATRPTHARHRLDDLIHAPVRFSIVATLAGVDEAEFGLVRDEVEVSDSVLSKAVSALEAAGYVKVRKGYVGKRPRTWLSLTKGGRTAYEQHLAALREIAGA, from the coding sequence GTGAGCGCCGACGGCGCCACCCGCCCGACCCACGCACGGCACCGGCTCGACGACCTCATCCACGCTCCTGTGCGGTTCAGCATCGTCGCCACCCTCGCCGGCGTCGACGAGGCCGAGTTCGGCCTGGTGCGCGACGAGGTGGAGGTGTCCGACTCGGTCCTGTCGAAGGCCGTCTCGGCGCTGGAGGCTGCGGGCTACGTCAAGGTGCGCAAGGGGTACGTCGGCAAACGCCCCCGCACCTGGCTGTCGCTGACGAAAGGCGGCCGCACGGCATACGAGCAGCACCTCGCCGCCCTCCGCGAGATCGCCGGCGCCTGA
- a CDS encoding acyl-CoA carboxylase subunit beta: MAQTTTDAVATGGTDVPSSDSGIDLHSTEGKLADLKRRVAEVANAGSERAVEKQHARGKKTARERLEMLLDEGSFVEMDKYARHRSTAFGQEQNRPYGDGVVTGYGTVDGRTVAVFAQDFTVFGGSLGEVFGEKICKVMDFAMKVGCPVVGLNDSGGARIQEGVVSLGLYGEIFRRNVHASGVIPQISLVMGPCAGGAVYSPAVTDFTVMVDQTSHMFITGPDVIKTVTGEVVSFEDLGGARAHNTKSGVAHYMGDDEADAIEYVKALLSYLPSNNLEEPPSFADDADLPSLEVTDEDRVLDTLIPDSPNQPYDMHTVIGTVVDDGEFLEVHPLFAPNIICGFGRIEGRSVGVVANQPMQFAGTLDIDASEKAARFVRTCDAFNVPVLTFVDVPGFLPGTDQEWDGIIRRGAKLIYAYAEATVPLVTVITRKAYGGAYDVMGSKHLGADINLAWPTAQIAVMGAQGAVNILYRKQLAAAEADGENVEEARQRFIEEYEDTLANPYIAAERGYVDTVITPSNTRMNVTRALRALRTKRETLPPKKHGNIPL; encoded by the coding sequence ATGGCCCAGACCACCACCGATGCGGTAGCCACCGGCGGCACCGACGTCCCCAGCTCCGACTCCGGCATCGACCTGCACTCCACCGAGGGCAAGCTCGCCGACCTGAAGCGCCGCGTGGCCGAGGTCGCGAACGCCGGCTCCGAGCGGGCCGTCGAGAAGCAGCACGCCCGCGGCAAGAAGACCGCCCGCGAGCGCCTCGAGATGCTGCTCGACGAGGGATCGTTCGTCGAGATGGACAAGTACGCCCGACACCGCAGCACCGCCTTCGGCCAGGAGCAGAACCGGCCGTACGGCGACGGCGTCGTGACCGGGTACGGCACAGTGGACGGCCGGACCGTGGCCGTCTTCGCCCAGGACTTCACCGTCTTCGGCGGCTCCCTCGGCGAGGTCTTCGGCGAGAAGATCTGCAAGGTCATGGACTTCGCCATGAAGGTCGGCTGCCCCGTCGTCGGCCTCAACGACTCCGGCGGCGCCCGCATCCAGGAGGGCGTGGTCTCGCTCGGCCTCTACGGCGAGATCTTCCGCCGCAACGTCCACGCCAGCGGCGTCATCCCGCAGATCTCGCTCGTCATGGGCCCGTGCGCGGGCGGTGCCGTCTACTCCCCCGCCGTCACCGACTTCACCGTGATGGTCGACCAGACCTCGCACATGTTCATCACCGGTCCCGACGTCATCAAGACCGTCACCGGCGAGGTCGTCTCCTTCGAGGACCTCGGCGGCGCCCGCGCCCACAACACCAAGTCCGGTGTCGCGCACTATATGGGTGACGACGAGGCCGACGCGATCGAGTACGTCAAGGCGCTGCTGTCCTACCTGCCGAGCAACAACCTCGAGGAGCCGCCGTCGTTCGCCGACGACGCCGACCTCCCCTCGCTCGAGGTCACCGACGAGGACCGCGTCCTCGACACCCTCATCCCCGACAGCCCCAACCAGCCGTACGACATGCACACGGTCATCGGCACGGTCGTCGACGACGGCGAGTTCCTCGAGGTGCACCCGTTGTTCGCGCCGAACATCATCTGCGGGTTCGGGCGCATCGAGGGTCGCTCGGTCGGTGTCGTGGCCAACCAGCCGATGCAGTTCGCCGGCACCCTCGACATCGACGCCTCGGAGAAGGCCGCGCGCTTCGTGCGGACCTGCGACGCGTTCAACGTGCCGGTCCTGACCTTCGTCGACGTCCCCGGCTTCCTGCCCGGCACCGACCAGGAGTGGGACGGCATCATCCGTCGCGGTGCCAAGCTCATCTACGCGTACGCCGAGGCCACCGTCCCGCTCGTCACCGTCATCACCCGCAAGGCCTACGGCGGCGCCTACGACGTGATGGGCTCCAAGCACCTCGGTGCCGACATCAACCTCGCCTGGCCGACGGCGCAGATCGCCGTGATGGGTGCCCAGGGCGCGGTCAACATCCTCTACCGCAAGCAGCTCGCGGCCGCCGAGGCCGACGGCGAGAACGTCGAGGAGGCCCGCCAGCGGTTCATCGAGGAGTACGAGGACACCCTCGCGAACCCCTACATCGCGGCCGAGCGCGGGTACGTCGACACGGTCATCACGCCGAGCAACACCCGCATGAACGTCACCCGGGCCCTGCGCGCCCTGCGCACCAAGCGCGAGACGTTGCCGCCCAAGAAGCACGGGAACATTCCCCTATGA
- a CDS encoding MerR family DNA-binding transcriptional regulator: MPAADVTDVDQSWSIREIADEFDVTHRTVRHYEDLGLISPERRGTTRVYRRRDRTRLALILRGKRLGFPLEEIRTIIDLYDRPRGKASQLEYVLSQIDERRRDLEQRRRDLEDALAELGEFERRCRADLDHLS, translated from the coding sequence ATGCCAGCCGCTGACGTGACCGATGTCGACCAGTCGTGGTCCATCCGCGAGATCGCCGACGAGTTCGACGTCACGCACCGCACCGTCCGCCACTACGAGGACCTCGGGCTCATCTCCCCCGAACGCCGTGGCACGACCCGCGTCTACCGCCGCCGCGACCGCACCCGCCTGGCGCTGATCCTGCGCGGCAAGCGCCTCGGGTTCCCGCTCGAGGAGATCCGCACGATCATCGACCTCTACGACCGGCCCCGCGGCAAGGCCAGCCAGCTCGAGTACGTCCTCTCCCAGATCGACGAGCGCCGCCGAGACCTCGAGCAGCGTCGCCGCGACCTCGAGGACGCCCTGGCCGAGCTCGGCGAGTTCGAGCGCCGCTGCCGCGCCGACCTCGACCACCTCTCCTGA